One Streptomyces sp. RPA4-2 genomic window carries:
- a CDS encoding CHAD domain-containing protein has product MAQQHLDPTDPTAGSSPRLAVPPDLRDPRVQGGTPVGEVLADYLRDQATEFLRSLRQHRETGAAAGGSADSVDAARALRRSARRISGTLHTFRPLLDTDWSEGMRPELAWLSGTLAREHAYAARLERLLGALNRLSGPTGFPTQTAGGSDVPPKGHLTIGAAKAGALLDRQLTLARTRAHSAALQALGSSRFHAVADSVAVLASEVPLTTAATAADLRPLAAAAQDRLIDAVAALPLLTAGHPYNAEALVHGLSADAAPHPQDAPWHQVRLLLRLHRYARECLYQEDVPSDVRLLGAGQALDRHRDAAEAAAAAASAARTPRIAPATAYALGVLHADQRHEVEAARFAFQQSWQKEAARTP; this is encoded by the coding sequence GTGGCACAGCAACACCTTGACCCCACCGACCCCACGGCCGGGTCCTCACCCCGGCTGGCGGTCCCGCCCGACCTGCGGGACCCTCGCGTGCAGGGCGGTACACCCGTCGGCGAGGTCCTCGCGGACTATCTGCGGGACCAGGCCACGGAGTTCCTCCGTTCGCTGCGGCAGCACCGGGAGACCGGCGCCGCGGCGGGCGGCTCGGCGGATTCTGTCGACGCGGCGCGCGCCCTGCGCCGCTCGGCCCGCCGCATCAGCGGCACCCTGCACACCTTCCGGCCCCTCCTCGACACGGACTGGTCGGAGGGCATGCGCCCCGAACTCGCCTGGCTGTCGGGCACCTTGGCGCGCGAGCACGCCTACGCGGCCCGGCTGGAGCGGCTGCTCGGCGCGCTGAACCGGCTGTCCGGCCCGACCGGCTTCCCCACGCAGACCGCGGGGGGCTCCGACGTTCCCCCCAAGGGCCACCTGACCATCGGGGCGGCGAAGGCGGGCGCGCTGCTCGACCGGCAGCTGACCCTCGCCCGCACCCGGGCGCACTCGGCGGCACTCCAGGCACTGGGTTCCTCCCGCTTCCACGCGGTCGCGGACAGCGTCGCCGTCCTCGCGAGCGAGGTACCGCTCACCACGGCGGCCACCGCGGCCGACCTGCGCCCGCTGGCGGCCGCCGCACAGGACCGGCTCATCGACGCCGTCGCCGCGCTGCCGCTGCTCACCGCGGGGCATCCGTACAACGCGGAGGCCCTGGTGCACGGCCTGTCCGCGGACGCCGCTCCCCACCCCCAGGACGCGCCCTGGCACCAGGTCCGGCTGCTGCTGCGGCTGCACCGCTACGCGCGCGAGTGCCTCTACCAGGAGGACGTCCCCTCCGACGTACGGCTGCTCGGCGCGGGTCAGGCCCTCGACCGGCACCGGGACGCGGCCGAGGCGGCCGCGGCCGCGGCGTCGGCGGCCCGCACCCCGCGCATCGCGCCGGCGACCGCGTACGCGCTCGGAGTGCTCCACGCGGACCAGCGGCACGAGGTGGAGGCGGCACGCTTCGCGTTCCAGCAGAGCTGGCAGAAGGAAGCCGCACGCACCCCCTGA
- a CDS encoding NUDIX hydrolase, with protein MTDGTDIIRAAGCVLWRRSPVDGELEVCLVHRPKYDDWSHPKGKLKRAEDALAGALREVEEETGYSAVPGATLPTLGYVVGGRTKEVRYWAAEAADGCFRPNSEVDRVLWLPPPAARHRLTQPRDRDLVDALLHSLHLA; from the coding sequence ATGACCGACGGCACCGACATCATCCGGGCGGCGGGCTGCGTCCTGTGGCGCCGCTCGCCCGTCGACGGCGAGCTGGAGGTCTGTCTGGTCCACCGTCCGAAGTACGACGACTGGTCGCATCCGAAGGGCAAGCTCAAGCGCGCCGAGGACGCCCTGGCGGGGGCGCTGCGGGAGGTCGAGGAGGAGACGGGGTACTCCGCGGTGCCGGGCGCCACCCTGCCCACGCTCGGATACGTCGTCGGCGGACGCACCAAGGAGGTCCGTTACTGGGCGGCCGAGGCGGCGGACGGCTGCTTCCGCCCGAACAGCGAGGTCGACCGGGTCCTGTGGCTCCCGCCGCCCGCGGCCCGGCACCGCCTGACCCAGCCCAGGGACCGCGACCTGGTCGACGCGCTGCTGCACTCGCTGCATCTCGCGTAG
- the pstS gene encoding phosphate ABC transporter substrate-binding protein PstS has protein sequence MKLQRKNRLRALSLGAVAVSGALALTACGSDDTGGKSNSGDKATSSATSASAIKCDDAKGQLQASGSSAQKNAIDAWVKEFTRACSGVQINYNPTGSGAGVTAFTQGQTAFAGSDSPLKPEEVGAAAKACGGNPAIDLPMVGGPIAIGYNLPGVDGLVLDASTIAKIFDGKITKWNDSAIAKLNPSAKLPSTKIQAFHRSDESGTTDNFTKYLKAVAPSDWNYSGGKAWQAKGGQSAQGSAGLAQQVKQTAGAISYFELSYAADGISTVDLKTDAATPVKASVENATKAIASAEVKGSGNDLALGLNYKPTTEGAYPLTLVTYEIVCEKGNKADTLPATKSFLNYIASEDGQKLLTDAQYAPIPAEIITKVRAAVSNLS, from the coding sequence GTGAAGCTTCAGCGCAAGAACCGGCTTCGCGCCCTCTCGCTCGGTGCCGTCGCCGTCTCCGGCGCCCTGGCCCTCACGGCGTGCGGCTCGGACGACACCGGTGGCAAGAGCAACAGTGGCGACAAGGCGACCTCCTCCGCCACGAGCGCCAGCGCCATCAAGTGCGACGACGCCAAGGGCCAGCTGCAGGCCTCCGGGTCCTCCGCGCAGAAGAACGCCATAGACGCCTGGGTGAAGGAGTTCACCCGGGCCTGCTCCGGCGTCCAGATCAACTACAACCCGACGGGTTCGGGTGCCGGTGTGACGGCGTTCACGCAGGGCCAGACCGCGTTCGCCGGTTCGGACTCCCCGCTGAAGCCCGAAGAGGTCGGCGCGGCCGCGAAGGCCTGTGGCGGCAACCCGGCGATCGACCTCCCGATGGTCGGCGGCCCGATCGCGATCGGTTACAACCTGCCGGGCGTGGACGGCCTCGTCCTCGACGCGTCCACCATCGCCAAGATCTTCGACGGCAAGATCACGAAGTGGAACGACTCCGCGATCGCGAAGCTCAACCCCTCCGCGAAGCTGCCCAGCACCAAGATCCAGGCGTTCCACCGCTCGGACGAGTCCGGCACCACGGACAACTTCACCAAGTACCTGAAGGCCGTCGCCCCGTCCGACTGGAACTACTCCGGCGGCAAGGCGTGGCAGGCCAAGGGCGGCCAGTCCGCGCAGGGCTCCGCCGGTCTCGCCCAGCAGGTCAAGCAGACCGCCGGCGCGATCTCCTACTTCGAGCTCTCCTACGCCGCTGACGGCATCAGCACCGTCGACCTCAAGACGGACGCCGCCACCCCGGTGAAGGCCAGCGTCGAGAACGCCACCAAGGCGATCGCCAGCGCCGAGGTCAAGGGCAGCGGCAACGACCTGGCCCTCGGCCTGAACTACAAGCCGACCACGGAGGGCGCCTACCCGCTCACCCTGGTCACCTACGAGATCGTCTGCGAGAAGGGCAACAAGGCCGACACCCTGCCCGCCACGAAGTCCTTCCTCAACTACATCGCGAGCGAGGACGGTCAGAAGCTTCTGACCGACGCGCAGTACGCGCCCATCCCCGCCGAGATCATCACCAAGGTTCGCGCCGCCGTCTCGAACCTGAGCTGA
- the pstC gene encoding phosphate ABC transporter permease subunit PstC — MDITTQNTEAPPPTPQTSAPGTKIADRGASPIGDRVFLGLSRGSGIFLLVIMAAIAAFLTYRAANAISEDHGNFLTTFEWNTNLLPPSFGIAVLAFGTVVSSIIAMALAVPVAVGIALFITHYAPRKLGGPIGFVIDLLAAVPSIVYGLWGALVLVPHMDGLFGWLDHYFGWTGIFDWQGGAPRSMLTVGVLLAIMILPIITNVSREVFRQAPLMIQEAALALGATRWEVIRMSVLPFGRSGVISASMLGLGRALGETMAVATVLSPTFEINASLLDPGGGTFAQNIASKFSEATPLGQDALIASGLVLFVITLLVNGGARMIINRRKEYSGANA, encoded by the coding sequence ATGGACATAACGACACAGAACACTGAAGCGCCACCTCCCACCCCACAGACTTCCGCGCCCGGCACGAAGATCGCCGACCGCGGCGCCTCCCCCATCGGAGACCGCGTCTTCCTCGGCCTCTCCCGTGGGTCCGGCATCTTCCTTCTGGTGATCATGGCCGCCATCGCGGCCTTCCTCACCTATCGCGCGGCCAACGCGATCAGCGAGGACCACGGGAACTTCCTCACGACGTTCGAGTGGAACACCAACCTGCTGCCGCCGAGCTTCGGCATCGCGGTGCTGGCCTTCGGCACGGTGGTCTCCTCGATCATCGCCATGGCCCTCGCGGTCCCCGTCGCCGTCGGCATCGCGCTGTTCATCACGCACTACGCGCCGCGCAAGCTCGGCGGCCCCATCGGGTTCGTGATCGACCTGCTCGCCGCCGTCCCGTCCATCGTGTACGGCCTCTGGGGCGCCCTCGTCCTGGTCCCCCACATGGACGGCCTGTTCGGCTGGCTCGACCACTACTTCGGCTGGACCGGCATCTTCGACTGGCAGGGCGGCGCCCCCCGCTCGATGCTCACCGTCGGCGTCCTGCTCGCGATCATGATCCTGCCGATCATCACCAACGTGAGCCGCGAGGTCTTCCGCCAGGCTCCGCTGATGATCCAGGAGGCCGCTCTCGCGCTCGGCGCCACGCGCTGGGAGGTCATCCGCATGTCGGTGCTGCCCTTCGGCCGCTCCGGTGTGATCTCCGCCTCGATGCTGGGCCTCGGCCGCGCGCTCGGCGAGACGATGGCCGTCGCCACGGTCCTCTCGCCCACCTTCGAGATCAACGCCAGCCTGCTCGACCCGGGCGGCGGCACCTTCGCGCAGAACATCGCGAGCAAGTTCAGCGAGGCCACCCCGCTCGGCCAGGACGCGCTGATCGCCTCCGGTCTCGTCCTGTTCGTCATCACTCTGCTGGTCAACGGCGGCGCGCGGATGATCATCAACCGCCGCAAGGAGTACTCGGGGGCCAACGCATGA
- the pstA gene encoding phosphate ABC transporter permease PstA, whose protein sequence is MSHASVTERRPSSLRGASLPSWSPWGIAVGALVLAVVIGLVGGLDSKVQWGLIAAILFILGTYGISARVEGRRQAKDRVATSLVWVCFLVAIVPLASLIWETAKRGVKVFDIYFLTHSMGVVADTETGGGIYHAIIGTLEQVGIATLIAVPIGVLTAVYLVEYGRGKLAKAVTFFVDVMTGIPSIVAGLFILSFWILILDMGYSGFAGSLALSILMMPVVVRSTEEMLKLVPNELREASLALGVPKWRTIIKVVLPTSIGGITTGVMLAVARITGETAPVLLLVWGTNFINTNPFSDPQASLPLYIYQQYANSAGSGAAYDRAWAAALALIAFVMILNLAARGIARWKAPKTGR, encoded by the coding sequence ATGAGCCACGCATCCGTCACCGAGAGGCGCCCCAGCAGCCTGCGCGGCGCCAGCCTCCCCTCGTGGTCCCCGTGGGGGATCGCCGTGGGCGCGCTCGTCCTCGCCGTGGTCATCGGACTGGTGGGCGGCCTCGACAGCAAGGTCCAGTGGGGCCTGATCGCCGCGATCCTCTTCATCCTCGGCACCTACGGCATCTCGGCCCGCGTCGAGGGCCGCCGCCAGGCCAAGGACCGGGTCGCGACCAGCCTCGTCTGGGTCTGCTTCCTCGTCGCCATCGTCCCGCTGGCCTCCCTGATCTGGGAGACCGCCAAGCGTGGCGTGAAGGTCTTCGACATCTACTTCCTGACCCACTCCATGGGTGTGGTCGCCGACACCGAGACCGGTGGCGGCATCTACCACGCGATCATCGGCACCCTGGAGCAGGTCGGCATCGCCACCCTGATCGCCGTGCCGATCGGCGTGCTCACCGCCGTCTACCTGGTGGAGTACGGGCGGGGCAAGCTCGCCAAGGCCGTCACCTTCTTCGTCGACGTCATGACGGGCATCCCGTCGATCGTCGCCGGCCTGTTCATCCTCAGCTTCTGGATCCTGATCCTGGACATGGGCTACTCCGGCTTCGCCGGCTCGCTCGCCCTGTCCATCCTGATGATGCCCGTCGTGGTCCGCTCCACGGAGGAGATGCTCAAGCTCGTACCGAACGAGCTGCGCGAGGCCTCCCTCGCGCTGGGTGTCCCGAAGTGGCGCACCATCATCAAGGTGGTCCTGCCGACGTCCATCGGCGGTATCACCACGGGTGTGATGCTCGCGGTCGCCCGCATCACGGGCGAGACCGCCCCGGTGCTGCTCCTGGTCTGGGGCACGAACTTCATCAACACCAACCCGTTCTCGGACCCGCAGGCCTCGCTGCCGCTGTACATCTACCAGCAGTACGCGAACAGCGCCGGCTCCGGCGCGGCCTACGACAGGGCCTGGGCGGCGGCACTCGCGCTCATCGCCTTCGTCATGATCCTGAACCTGGCGGCCCGCGGCATCGCCCGCTGGAAGGCCCCGAAGACGGGCCGCTGA
- the pstB gene encoding phosphate ABC transporter ATP-binding protein PstB, translating to MAKRIDVSGLTAYYSAHKAIEDISMTVEPRSVTAFIGPSGCGKSTFLRTLNRMHEVTPGGRVDGKVLLDDEDLYGQGVDPVAVRRTIGMVFQRPNPFPTMSIFDNVAAGLKLNGSYRKSELSDIVEKSLKGANLWNEVKDRLNKPGSGLSGGQQQRLCIARAIAVEPQVLLMDEPCSALDPISTLAIEDLIGELKERFTIVIVTHNMQQAARVSDRTAFFNLSAVGQPGRLIEIDDTERIFSNPSVQATEDYISGRFG from the coding sequence ATGGCCAAGCGAATCGACGTAAGCGGTCTGACCGCTTACTACAGCGCCCACAAGGCGATCGAAGACATCTCGATGACGGTCGAACCGCGCTCGGTGACGGCCTTCATCGGACCCTCCGGCTGCGGCAAGTCGACCTTCCTGCGCACCCTCAACCGGATGCACGAGGTCACCCCCGGCGGCCGTGTCGACGGCAAGGTCCTCCTGGACGACGAGGACCTGTACGGCCAGGGCGTCGACCCCGTCGCCGTGCGCCGCACGATCGGCATGGTCTTCCAGCGTCCCAACCCCTTCCCCACCATGTCGATCTTCGACAACGTGGCGGCGGGCCTCAAGCTCAACGGCTCCTACCGGAAGTCCGAGCTCAGCGACATCGTCGAGAAGTCCCTCAAGGGCGCGAACCTCTGGAACGAGGTCAAGGACCGCCTGAACAAGCCCGGCTCGGGCCTGTCCGGCGGCCAGCAGCAGCGACTGTGCATCGCGCGGGCGATCGCGGTGGAGCCGCAGGTCCTGCTCATGGACGAGCCGTGCTCGGCCCTGGACCCGATCTCCACCCTCGCCATCGAGGACCTCATCGGTGAGCTGAAGGAGCGCTTCACGATCGTCATCGTGACGCACAACATGCAGCAGGCCGCCCGCGTCTCCGACCGCACGGCGTTCTTCAACCTGTCCGCGGTCGGCCAGCCCGGCCGCCTCATCGAGATAGACGACACGGAGCGCATCTTCTCCAACCCGTCGGTCCAGGCCACCGAGGACTACATCTCGGGCCGCTTCGGCTGA
- a CDS encoding inorganic phosphate transporter has product MDTFALIVTIGVALGFTYTNGFHDSANAIATSVSTRALTPRAALAMAAVMNLAGAFLGSGVAHTVSSGLIATPQGSKGMGILFAALIGAIVWNLVTWYFGLPSSSSHALFGGLVGAALAGGTTVLWSGVLDKVIIPMFLSPVVGLIGGYLVMCAIMWLFRRSNPHKAKRGFRIAQTVSAAGMALGHGLQDAQKTMGIVVMALVIGDVQGADDPIPVWVKISCAVMLSLGTYAGGWRIMRTLGRKIIELDPPQGFAAETTGASIMFATAFLFKAPISTTHVITSAIMGVGATKRVNAVRWGVAKNIVLGWFITMPAAALVAAASFWVVDLAFL; this is encoded by the coding sequence GTGGACACCTTTGCGCTGATCGTGACCATCGGGGTCGCGCTCGGATTCACGTACACGAACGGCTTCCACGATTCGGCGAACGCCATCGCCACGTCGGTGTCCACCCGGGCGCTGACCCCCCGGGCCGCGCTCGCCATGGCCGCGGTGATGAACCTCGCGGGCGCGTTCCTCGGCAGCGGGGTCGCGCACACCGTGAGCAGTGGTCTGATCGCGACGCCCCAGGGCTCCAAGGGGATGGGCATCCTCTTCGCCGCGCTCATCGGGGCCATCGTCTGGAACCTGGTCACCTGGTACTTCGGTCTTCCGTCGTCCTCGTCGCACGCGTTGTTCGGCGGTCTGGTGGGGGCGGCGCTCGCGGGCGGTACGACCGTTCTGTGGTCCGGCGTCCTCGACAAGGTCATCATCCCGATGTTCCTGTCGCCGGTGGTCGGCCTGATCGGCGGCTATCTGGTGATGTGCGCGATCATGTGGCTGTTCCGCCGGTCCAACCCGCACAAGGCCAAGAGGGGTTTTCGGATAGCCCAGACGGTTTCGGCGGCCGGTATGGCGCTCGGGCACGGTCTGCAGGACGCGCAGAAGACGATGGGTATCGTCGTGATGGCGCTCGTCATCGGTGACGTCCAGGGCGCCGACGATCCGATTCCGGTGTGGGTGAAGATCTCCTGCGCCGTGATGCTGTCCCTCGGTACGTACGCGGGTGGGTGGCGGATCATGCGGACGCTGGGGCGGAAGATCATCGAGTTGGATCCGCCGCAGGGGTTCGCCGCGGAGACGACCGGGGCGTCGATCATGTTCGCTACGGCGTTTCTGTTCAAGGCGCCCATCTCCACGACGCATGTCATCACGTCGGCGATCATGGGGGTGGGGGCGACCAAGCGGGTGAACGCCGTGCGGTGGGGTGTCGCCAAGAACATCGTGCTGGGGTGGTTCATCACCATGCCGGCGGCGGCGTTGGTGGCTGCGGCCAGTTTCTGGGTCGTGGACCTGGCGTTCCTGTAG
- a CDS encoding DUF47 domain-containing protein, whose translation MRFRLTPRETSFYDMFSASADNIVTGSKLLMELLGADASARAEIAERMRAAEHAGDDATHAIFHQLNSSFITPFDREDIYNLASSLDDIMDFMEEAVDLVVLYQVEELPKGVEQQIEVLARAAELTAEAMPNLRTMDNLTEYWIEVNRLENQADQIHRKLLAQLFNGKYDAIEVLKLKQIVDVLEEAADAFEHVANTVETIAVKES comes from the coding sequence GTGCGATTTCGTCTGACCCCCAGGGAGACGAGCTTCTACGACATGTTCTCCGCATCCGCGGACAACATCGTCACGGGCTCGAAACTCCTGATGGAACTGCTCGGGGCCGACGCCTCGGCCCGGGCCGAGATCGCAGAGCGTATGCGGGCAGCGGAGCACGCCGGTGACGATGCGACGCACGCGATCTTCCACCAGCTGAACTCCTCCTTCATCACACCCTTCGACCGCGAGGACATCTACAACCTGGCCTCGTCCCTCGACGACATCATGGACTTCATGGAGGAGGCCGTCGACCTGGTCGTGCTGTACCAGGTCGAGGAGCTCCCCAAGGGTGTGGAGCAGCAGATCGAGGTGCTGGCGCGGGCGGCCGAGCTGACCGCCGAGGCGATGCCGAACCTGCGGACCATGGACAACCTCACCGAGTACTGGATCGAGGTCAACCGCCTCGAGAACCAGGCCGACCAGATCCACCGCAAGCTGCTCGCCCAGCTCTTCAACGGCAAGTACGACGCCATCGAGGTGCTGAAGCTCAAGCAGATCGTGGATGTGCTGGAGGAAGCGGCCGACGCGTTCGAACACGTGGCGAACACGGTGGAGACCATCGCCGTCAAGGAGTCCTGA
- a CDS encoding metal-sensitive transcriptional regulator, with protein sequence MTTTEAGAPVPSGDTRETAEEVVTDHDRGVHGYHKQKDEHLKRLRRIEGQIRGLQRMVDEDVYCIDILTQVSASTKALQSFALQLLEEHLRHCVADAALKGGDEIDAKVEEATKAIGRLLRT encoded by the coding sequence ATGACGACCACCGAGGCCGGCGCGCCGGTGCCCTCCGGTGACACGCGGGAGACCGCGGAGGAGGTCGTGACCGACCACGACCGCGGTGTCCACGGCTACCACAAGCAGAAGGACGAGCACCTCAAGCGCCTGCGCCGGATCGAGGGCCAGATCCGCGGTCTGCAGCGGATGGTCGACGAGGACGTCTACTGCATCGACATACTCACGCAGGTCTCCGCCTCCACCAAGGCCCTGCAGTCCTTCGCCCTCCAGCTCCTGGAAGAGCACCTGCGCCACTGCGTCGCGGACGCGGCCCTCAAGGGCGGCGACGAGATCGACGCGAAGGTCGAGGAAGCCACGAAGGCGATCGGCCGCCTGCTGCGTACCTGA
- a CDS encoding FAD-binding oxidoreductase — protein sequence MQRRIFIGGGAAALAAAVTTACNGKNGAATKTSSGAAETTSAPIRTTSGTTTAGVSAAANWTALAKDLDGPLVRPGDRAWAAAHQLYNTRFDALKPTAVAYAAHADDIRTAMAYARAHHIPLSIRNGGHSYAGWSSGDGRLILDVSKLNKIRASANEAVVGAGSKLIDVYRALAAKGVTIPAGSCPTVGVSGLTLGGGHGVVSRAYGLTCDSLTQATLITADGKQLVANASENKDLFWALRGAGNGNFGVVTELRYKTHPAPQAVSAYLTWPWAKAAAVVKAWQEWGPDQPDEIWSSLHLENTAGGTPTVSVAAFSLGTYGELQNAVDRLADRVGAPARSVSLKRHSYEESMEAYAGCSSFPTDPQCHLPGTTPGRSPQGALGRETYAARSDFFDRSISAAGIQTLLNQITSVRAGAGSIALTALGGAVNRVSPTATAFVHRRSRMLAQYIVSWQAGTSGTTAQSWLTSAHTAMARHASGAAYQNYTDPTLTNWRKAYYGDAAPRLTALKKQYDPDRFFSFPQAL from the coding sequence ATGCAACGGCGAATATTCATAGGCGGCGGCGCGGCCGCTCTCGCGGCCGCGGTCACCACCGCGTGCAACGGGAAGAACGGCGCGGCCACCAAGACGTCGTCAGGGGCCGCGGAGACGACCAGCGCCCCGATCCGCACGACCTCGGGCACCACCACCGCCGGCGTCAGCGCCGCCGCGAACTGGACCGCCCTCGCCAAGGACCTGGACGGCCCCCTGGTCCGCCCCGGCGACCGCGCCTGGGCCGCCGCGCACCAGCTGTACAACACCCGCTTCGACGCGCTGAAGCCCACCGCCGTCGCGTACGCCGCCCACGCGGACGACATCCGTACGGCCATGGCCTACGCCCGCGCCCACCACATACCGCTGTCGATCCGCAACGGCGGCCACTCCTACGCGGGCTGGTCCTCCGGCGACGGCCGGCTGATCCTCGACGTCTCCAAGCTGAACAAGATCCGGGCGTCCGCGAACGAGGCCGTCGTCGGGGCCGGTTCCAAGCTGATCGACGTCTACCGCGCCCTCGCCGCGAAGGGTGTCACCATCCCCGCGGGTTCCTGCCCGACCGTCGGCGTCTCCGGTCTGACCCTCGGCGGCGGCCACGGCGTCGTGTCCCGGGCGTACGGCCTGACCTGCGACAGCCTCACCCAGGCGACGCTGATCACGGCGGACGGCAAGCAACTCGTCGCGAACGCGAGTGAGAACAAGGACCTCTTCTGGGCGCTGCGCGGTGCCGGCAACGGCAACTTCGGTGTCGTCACCGAGCTCCGTTACAAGACCCACCCCGCCCCGCAGGCCGTCTCCGCGTACCTGACCTGGCCGTGGGCCAAGGCCGCCGCCGTGGTGAAGGCCTGGCAGGAGTGGGGACCGGACCAGCCGGACGAGATCTGGTCGTCCCTGCATCTCGAGAACACCGCCGGGGGCACCCCCACCGTCTCCGTCGCCGCCTTCTCCCTGGGCACCTACGGCGAGCTCCAGAACGCCGTGGACCGCCTGGCCGACCGGGTCGGCGCCCCCGCCCGCAGCGTCTCCCTCAAGAGGCACTCGTACGAGGAGTCGATGGAGGCCTACGCGGGCTGCTCCTCCTTCCCCACCGACCCCCAGTGCCATCTGCCGGGTACGACGCCGGGCCGTTCCCCGCAGGGCGCCCTCGGCCGCGAGACGTACGCGGCCCGTTCGGACTTCTTCGACCGCTCGATATCCGCGGCCGGCATCCAGACGCTCCTGAACCAGATCACGTCGGTCCGCGCCGGCGCGGGCAGCATCGCGCTCACCGCGCTGGGCGGCGCGGTCAACCGTGTCTCACCGACCGCGACGGCCTTCGTGCACCGCCGCTCCCGGATGCTCGCCCAGTACATCGTCTCCTGGCAGGCGGGCACCTCCGGCACCACGGCCCAGTCCTGGCTGACCTCGGCCCACACGGCGATGGCCCGCCACGCCTCCGGCGCGGCCTACCAGAACTACACGGACCCGACCCTCACCAACTGGCGCAAGGCGTACTACGGCGACGCGGCGCCCCGGCTGACCGCTCTGAAGAAGCAGTACGACCCGGACCGCTTCTTCTCGTTCCCCCAAGCACTGTAG
- a CDS encoding phosphatase PAP2 family protein — protein sequence MAGLAESGSNPDVDLLYDINGLAKDAPHWFDRGMGFVGEYGLLLAMVLLVLWCWWTVRRGGGEGAASSVAGLVWAPLAAGIAVLVNVPIRGFVERPRPFVDHQGLDVLVAGKTDFSFVSDHATLTMAMGVGLFVVHRKFGLAGIGLALVEGFCRVYMGVHYPTDVIGGFALGTAVALLLSPLATALLTPVMKAVERSPRAGRLVRARRAGLTEQQARIPEARSERPEEPDLAA from the coding sequence ATGGCTGGACTCGCCGAATCCGGTTCGAACCCCGACGTCGACCTGCTGTACGACATCAACGGCCTCGCCAAGGACGCACCGCACTGGTTCGACCGGGGCATGGGGTTCGTGGGCGAGTACGGACTGCTGCTCGCCATGGTCCTGCTGGTGCTGTGGTGCTGGTGGACCGTGCGGCGCGGCGGCGGTGAGGGTGCGGCGTCGTCCGTGGCCGGGCTGGTGTGGGCACCGCTGGCCGCCGGAATCGCGGTGCTGGTGAACGTGCCGATAAGGGGTTTCGTGGAGCGGCCCCGGCCGTTCGTCGACCACCAGGGGCTCGACGTCCTGGTGGCGGGCAAGACCGACTTCTCCTTCGTCAGCGACCACGCGACGCTCACGATGGCGATGGGCGTCGGCCTGTTCGTCGTGCACCGGAAGTTCGGCCTGGCCGGGATCGGGCTCGCGCTCGTCGAGGGGTTCTGCCGGGTCTACATGGGCGTGCACTACCCGACGGACGTCATCGGCGGATTCGCCCTCGGCACGGCCGTCGCGCTGCTGCTGTCCCCGCTCGCCACGGCCCTGCTGACGCCGGTCATGAAGGCCGTGGAGCGGTCCCCGCGGGCCGGCCGGCTGGTCCGGGCGCGGCGCGCGGGTCTCACGGAACAGCAGGCGCGGATTCCGGAGGCGCGGTCGGAGCGGCCGGAAGAGCCCGATCTGGCGGCGTAG